One segment of Anomalospiza imberbis isolate Cuckoo-Finch-1a 21T00152 chromosome 2, ASM3175350v1, whole genome shotgun sequence DNA contains the following:
- the POU3F3 gene encoding POU domain, class 3, transcription factor 3: MAAATSNPYLPGNGILAAGSIVHADSGGGGGGGGGGMQPGSVAVTSVAGGYRGDPAAKMVQSDFMPGAMAASNGGHMLSHAHQWVTALPHAAAAAAAAAAAAAEAGSPWSGSPVGMTGSPQQPPPPPDVKGSGGRDDLHSGAALHHRPPHLGPPHQGHPAAWGAAAAAHLPSMAGGQQQQQSLLYSQPGGFTVNGMLSPPPGGQSLVHPGLVRGETPELGEHPGHHHHHHHQHPGHHPPHHGGVNSHDPHSDEDTPTSDDLEQFAKQFKQRRIKLGFTQADVGLALGTLYGNVFSQTTICRFEALQLSFKNMCKLKPLLNKWLEEADSSTGSPTSIDKIAAQGRKRKKRTSIEVSVKGALESHFLKCPKPSAQEITNLADSLQLEKEVVRVWFCNRRQKEKRMTPPGIQQQTPDDVYSQVGTVNSDTPPPHHGLQTSVQ; this comes from the coding sequence aTGGCCGCGGCCACCTCTAACCCCTACCTCCCCGGCAACGGCATCCTGGCGGCCGGCTCCATCGTCCACGCGGActcgggcggcggcggcggcggcggcggcggcggcatgCAGCCGGGGAGCGTGGCCGTCACCTCGGTGGCGGGCGGCTACCGCGGCGACCCGGCGGCCAAGATGGTCCAGAGCGACTTCATGCCGGGCGCCATGGCCGCCAGCAACGGCGGCCATATGCTGAGCCATGCCCACCAGTGGGTGACAGCCCTGCCCcacgccgccgccgccgccgccgccgccgccgccgctgccgccgaAGCGGGCTCGCCCTGGTCCGGCAGCCCCGTGGGCATGACgggcagcccccagcagccgccgccgccgcccgacGTCAAGGGCAGCGGCGGACGCGACGACCTGCACTCGGGCGCGGCGCTGCACCACCGGCCGCCCCACCTGGGCCCCCCGCACCAGGGGCACCCAGCGGCctggggggcggcggcggccgcccaCCTACCCTCCATGGCCggcgggcagcagcagcagcagtcgCTCCTCTACTCGCAGCCCGGGGGTTTCACGGTGAACGGCATGTTGAGCCCCCCCCCCGGCGGTCAGAGCCTTGTGCACCCGGGGCTCGTGCGCGGCGAAACGCCGGAGCTGGGCGAGCACCCCGggcatcaccaccaccaccaccaccagcacccCGGGCACCACCCGCCGCACCACGGCGGCGTCAACAGCCACGACCCGCACTCGGACGAGGACACGCCGACCTCCGACGACCTGGAGCAGTTCGCCAAGCAGTTCAAGCAGCGGCGGATTAAGTTGGGCTTCACCCAGGCCGACGTGGGGCTGGCGCTGGGCACCCTCTACGGCAACGTCTTCTCGCAGACCACCATCTGCCGCTTCGAGgccctgcagctcagcttcaAGAACATGTGCAAGCTGAAGCCTTTGTTGAACAAGTGGCTGGAGGAAGCCGACTCTTCCACGGGCAGTCCCACCAGCATCGACAAGATCGCCGCCCAgggcaggaagaggaagaagcgGACCTCCATCGAGGTGAGTGTCAAGGGGGCCTTGGAGAGCCACTTTCTGAAATGCCCCAAGCCCTCCGCCCAGGAGATTACGAACCTAGCGGACAgcctgcagctggagaaggaggtggTCAGGGTTTGGTTTTGCAATCGGAGGCAGAAAGAGAAACGGATGACCCCCCCGGGGATCCAGCAGCAGACCCCCGACGATGTCTACTCCCAGGTCGGCACCGTCAACTCCGACACGCCGCCCCCTCACCACGGACTGCAGACCAGCGTGCAGTGA
- the LOC137468509 gene encoding uncharacterized protein isoform X2 — translation MTQPLFQHRLPFGLAPFQKPSPPTPFFPAFLLPPPPRLTVTLKQPPLPTPRARFPPPPQTPSSGPWDADRPFCPTPLPRIPSATGWQKSKLAPIYPSCLPLNTHKASAPDFNPKELLLELACPALVFAC, via the exons ATGACGCAGCCCCTGTTCCAACATCGTCTCCCTTTTGGGCTGGCTCCATTTCAGAAGCCgtctccccccacccccttcttcccagccttcctccttcctcctcctcctcgcctCACCGTCACTCTCAAACAACCCCCCCTCCCCACGCCTCGCGCCCGCTTCCCCCCGCCGCCCCAAACTCCTTCCTCAGGACCGTGGGATGCGG ACCGACCCTTCTGCCCCACCCCACTCCCCCGCATCCCGAGTGCAACCGGATGGCAAAAATCAAAGCTGGCTCCAATTTACCCCAGTTGTCTTCCTTTGAACACTCATAAG gcatcTGCCCCTGATTTTAATCCAAAGGAGCTGCTTTTGGAACTGGCGTGTCCAGCTTTGGTGTTTGCCTGCTGA
- the LOC137468509 gene encoding uncharacterized protein isoform X4: MTQPLFQHRLPFGLAPFQKPSPPTPFFPAFLLPPPPRLTVTLKQPPLPTPRARFPPPPQTPSSGPWDADRPFCPTPLPRIPSATGWQKSKLAPIYPSCLPLNTHK, from the exons ATGACGCAGCCCCTGTTCCAACATCGTCTCCCTTTTGGGCTGGCTCCATTTCAGAAGCCgtctccccccacccccttcttcccagccttcctccttcctcctcctcctcgcctCACCGTCACTCTCAAACAACCCCCCCTCCCCACGCCTCGCGCCCGCTTCCCCCCGCCGCCCCAAACTCCTTCCTCAGGACCGTGGGATGCGG ACCGACCCTTCTGCCCCACCCCACTCCCCCGCATCCCGAGTGCAACCGGATGGCAAAAATCAAAGCTGGCTCCAATTTACCCCAGTTGTCTTCCTTTGAACACTCATAAG tAG
- the LOC137468509 gene encoding uncharacterized protein isoform X1 → MTQPLFQHRLPFGLAPFQKPSPPTPFFPAFLLPPPPRLTVTLKQPPLPTPRARFPPPPQTPSSGPWDADRPFCPTPLPRIPSATGWQKSKLAPIYPSCLPLNTHKASAPDFNPKELLLELACPALAHSFLHSWYVDFSLSK, encoded by the exons ATGACGCAGCCCCTGTTCCAACATCGTCTCCCTTTTGGGCTGGCTCCATTTCAGAAGCCgtctccccccacccccttcttcccagccttcctccttcctcctcctcctcgcctCACCGTCACTCTCAAACAACCCCCCCTCCCCACGCCTCGCGCCCGCTTCCCCCCGCCGCCCCAAACTCCTTCCTCAGGACCGTGGGATGCGG ACCGACCCTTCTGCCCCACCCCACTCCCCCGCATCCCGAGTGCAACCGGATGGCAAAAATCAAAGCTGGCTCCAATTTACCCCAGTTGTCTTCCTTTGAACACTCATAAG gcatcTGCCCCTGATTTTAATCCAAAGGAGCTGCTTTTGGAACTGGCGTGTCCAGCTTTG gCCCATTCTTTTCTCCACTCTTGGTATGTGGATTTCTCTCTCTCCAAGTAA
- the LOC137468509 gene encoding uncharacterized protein isoform X3, producing MTQPLFQHRLPFGLAPFQKPSPPTPFFPAFLLPPPPRLTVTLKQPPLPTPRARFPPPPQTPSSGPWDADRPFCPTPLPRIPSATGWQKSKLAPIYPSCLPLNTHKAHSFLHSWYVDFSLSK from the exons ATGACGCAGCCCCTGTTCCAACATCGTCTCCCTTTTGGGCTGGCTCCATTTCAGAAGCCgtctccccccacccccttcttcccagccttcctccttcctcctcctcctcgcctCACCGTCACTCTCAAACAACCCCCCCTCCCCACGCCTCGCGCCCGCTTCCCCCCGCCGCCCCAAACTCCTTCCTCAGGACCGTGGGATGCGG ACCGACCCTTCTGCCCCACCCCACTCCCCCGCATCCCGAGTGCAACCGGATGGCAAAAATCAAAGCTGGCTCCAATTTACCCCAGTTGTCTTCCTTTGAACACTCATAAG gCCCATTCTTTTCTCCACTCTTGGTATGTGGATTTCTCTCTCTCCAAGTAA
- the LOC137468509 gene encoding uncharacterized protein isoform X5: MRVSSDRPFCPTPLPRIPSATGWQKSKLAPIYPSCLPLNTHKASAPDFNPKELLLELACPALAHSFLHSWYVDFSLSK, translated from the exons ATGCGGGTGAGCTCTG ACCGACCCTTCTGCCCCACCCCACTCCCCCGCATCCCGAGTGCAACCGGATGGCAAAAATCAAAGCTGGCTCCAATTTACCCCAGTTGTCTTCCTTTGAACACTCATAAG gcatcTGCCCCTGATTTTAATCCAAAGGAGCTGCTTTTGGAACTGGCGTGTCCAGCTTTG gCCCATTCTTTTCTCCACTCTTGGTATGTGGATTTCTCTCTCTCCAAGTAA